The genomic stretch AGATATGATGTGTGCTTCGAACAAAAAATCAGTTTATTGAAAAGCATTCTGGTAGAAAACATGAGTTCTTATATATGTTTAGGAGATATGTGTCTTGAGTGTATCCAATTTGAGGGAGCTACATAATATGTAGGACAATTTTGACGCATGGATCAATGTCTATGTAGTTTTCATGTTAGAACTATGTGTTTATTTTAACTAAGGTAGTATAAATAATGCTGACCCTGTGTCTACCAATAGGAGGGAGACATTTAATCACTTGGCTAGCTGGTTGGAAGATGCAAGGCAGCATGCAAATGCGAATATGACAATTATGCTGATTGGAAACAAGTGTGATCTTGCTCACAGACGGGCTGTAAGCACAGAAGAAGGTGAACAGTTTGCAAAGGAGCACGGGTTGATCTTCATGGAGGCCTCAGCAAAAACTGCTCAGAATGTTGAAGAGGTCAGAAGTCACCTCATATacttttgttttctttgtttatttctCATCTCCCACAAGGAAAGTCAGACTTTGTAGTTTGTCCATAACTAAGTTCTTAGGttgaatattttggaaaattgtCTGTGTAGGAAAGTTTTAATATAACCTATCCTTTTACAGGCTTTCATAAAAACAGCTGGAACCATATACAAAAAGATTCAGGATGGAGTTTTTGATGTATCAAATGAGGTTAGCTTTTCTTATTTCATCAATTTAGATTTGTCATTCCTTACCTCGACTGTTTTACCACTTTATGATTATAATGAGAACAGTGTAGCCTCCTGATTCAAGAAACAAGTCACTGATAATTTTTATATGATTGCAGTCTTATGGAATAAAAGTAGGATATGGTGGAATTCCCGGACCATCTGGAGGTAGGGATGGCCCTTCTGCTGCTGGTGGAAGCTGCTGCAGTTGAAGTAAAACAAACATATTGCAACCTGTTTGTTTCAAATGTAGTTCTTTATGTACTCTCTTCTCTTTTGGGTTTGGATATATGAAAGTATATACGTTTGTCGTGGGTTGATTAAATCAGATAATTGTATAATGGCCTATTTTAAATCTTCGACTTAAACTGACTATTTGTTTATATTTGTGTGCATAGTTAATTGATTTGTTGTTTCATTCTTCTGTTGAAATATAATTCTTGGTATTATATTGGCCCCAAGGGCCAGAAATATGTCAAAATGCTATTGATAAGATATTGGCAAAACTCATTACTGAGTTTTACAGTACCCTATCTGCAGGAACTAGAGGAACAATACAATCCTACTCTGTAATATATTTAATATGGGAATAAGATGTGGATATGGTTTGTTGTATTTGAAATTGCTCTTGTATTAATGAATCAAGTTTGTAGTTCTTTATAACCTTATTCAAcgaaataaaaatgtaaattgttttgtttatataaaccctcctttttcttctttgttcatttcttaaTTCTGATGTTTCCATCTAATTAATTTAGTTGCTTATTAGAAACTGTGACAGATCTCAAGCTTGTGTTACTTGTCTTAATTATTGGCAAATGtcaaattattttgtttataaggTCTCAAGTCCCACATAATGGTATATATACTATTACAGAGTTTTAAAAACCGGTtatgttattagagagatattCATTGAACCTTATGACTTACTCTAATAAAATCAGATGATTTGATCATAAAGTTCGGGTTCACCGTCTCGATAATCTAATCTCTAAAAAATTCTTGACATTTAGGGTCCGTTTGTtttgtctttttaaaaaaatgatttttttttagtgttacaaaatttcgtctaaaaaaaatttacaaagaaacttttcataaaagcttcaaatgaaaatttggtttgaatagttattcttaaaatgttattttaagtattttatctttttaaagaatttttttttagatatcaaaattttaaaaaatcacttaattttgaagttatttcaaatagattttcataaaaatcaattttgaaatacaactttttgaaaaaattgcgattttgactagATTTTGGTCTTTAAaaatgtatatttatgttataggatatcaaaattagtgtttaaattttaaaaaaataaatataaaaaaacttgtaatattttaaaaataattttgcaaaatctattttaaaaaatataaaaaaaaaaattgtttttttaaagctgaaacaaactaaTCCTTAAAAATGGTCAAAAACACTacaaattaaattgatttttttctatATTGTTGTAAGATTTATATTTTCtactattcttttaattttttaattatttaaatttaaaatttaaaatttatttttatttataaaattctaaaaaaatattgACATTTAAGAATCGTCAAAAATATTATAGATAAAATTATCTTTACAAtatctttattatttaatttttctgttattattattatcggTTTAAATTGCACAATTTTTCTGTTATTTAATTGTGTTGCTGATGAGCTAGCTAAGATTGGGAGGCAATTAAAGCTTGATTATAAGTTTCTTGATGAGGCTCCTGATTTTCTCAAGACTCTTCTTCAAAAGGATTCTCTTGGTTTATCTACTTCTAGAGTAGTTGTTGCGTAGTTTTTCTGTTCTTGGGCTTCGGCCCTCTtgtttatcaaaaaataaaataaataaattgcacaagtttgagaaaaatatttttgtttttaaaatatcaatttatttgaattattatttgttttttttttcattttaaatggaGAAAAATTAGACAACGATTGGACTTGAGTGTATAATGAGACAGTGATTGGACTTCAATATATTCACATGTTGAAACTGAAACTGATCAATTATGAAATAAATTGAAAGAGTTGTATGAGTGCAAGAGCGTGCAAAAAATAACACACGTTTGATTCAAAAATTGGTTaatatgaaatacaaggatggTGTCTTAATGGCAGAGCATAAGTGTGTTTTCGAATACTGTAAATTAGTTGGCAATTACTATATTAAGTTGAATTACTATATTAAGTTGAATGATGATTAATGAAAAGTTCTTATTATGTCACTTACTAATTCAACTCCAAATGGAAAGTTGAAAATGTCAACACTTAAAGATACCACGCTTAATGAATAAGTTATAAGAAAGGAGAGTGGTTGGATTGTTACTCCTAATCAGTCTGAAGCCCTTGTTACAGAGTCACGAGGGAAAGGAAAAACCATGAATTTTCATAAGCGTGATGAGTTTAAGAATCACGAAAAGTCAAGAACTATAAAAGAAATTATATGCTACAATTGTGACAACATGGGACACAAGATAATTGCAGGTTTCTCAAAAGAAAGTATTCAAATAAATGAGATGAATACAATAAGAAGAAAAATGATATGGGAATAACAATAGTTGCACGTGATAGTGATGTCTACTTTATTTATGATGATAGTTCCATAAATCTTGTCTATTAAGATTCAACTTGGattattaattgaattatatCATATTGTGTTACTCTTAGACGTGATTTCTTCTCATCTTATACTATTGGTGATTTTGGAACGGTAAAAATGAGAAATGATGGAGTTTGTGAAATGGTTTGTAGGTGAGATGTTTGCGTTAAAAATTGTGTTGAATGCAAGTTTCAATCGAAAAATGTGAGACAAGTTCCTATGATTCGTCTCAACTTGATTTCGGTCAAAGCCTTAGATATTGAAGGTTATTACACTTTCTTTAATAGTTATGGCTTGCGTAAGATCAACAAAGGGTCACTAGTAGTAGCAAGTGTGCAAAGTCTCGTAATTCTTTAAAATTGTTGTGGTATTGAGAGCTAACTCGCGTTAAGTAAAAAGCAATTGTCTATGTGTTGTTCATTAGGTTAGTATGTCATTATATCAAGTTATTTATAATCCATGGGCTTAGATCTCAGTCTCCCTATGATATTGTAAGCACTTCGAAAAAGGGTGGTTGGTTCCCTTAAACACTGAGAGCATAATTGAATCCCACGACCCTTAATGTCATGTTCGTTGACCAGATATATTTTCTACGCATGATTGTAAATTATGGGCAAGGACTCTCAGGTCGCTGGTGACATATTTGAAAAAGGGACGCTTGATCCAATATGGGGACACTTGAACTTACGAAAGGGTGACTTGGGAAGGATGATGGACTAAATGTAAGCCCTCACCCTGCTCTCAAGGTCTCCCTCGATTATACCACGATAGTTATGTTTGTGTAAGCTTTTGAAAATTTggtaaacaaatattttttatgttgataGGTAAAAACAATTTTGGCTAGTTTTTAAAAAGAGCTATATTTaacgaaaaagaagaaaatagaacatatttaacttatcattttttttaaatctctAAAAGTAgtctttaaattatttatatcaaaattttatttataagagAGGTGACCCATACCCCCAATTATCTTAAGATTTTGGTAGTATGTGGTGACAATGTCTCTTGAATCATGTACATTTAGCCCATTAACACTTTTGATACTCTCAGGACTCCCAAACAAAGTGATATCAGAGCCCTGGTTAGCTCGATGGGGGAGCGGAAGTGTGGATCAAAGCTAGTGATGTGGATGACTCACACTTGTGGAGAAGATTCTTGGGTTTCAAATGTGAAAGTGTTAAAGTCCCACTTCGATTAGGAAATGTGTAAATGTAGGATTTATAAGAGAGACGACTCATACCCCCATttaccttaaggttttggatgaATATGAGGCGCTAAGATCTCTTGGATCTCCAACGTTTGGCCCATTAACACTTCTGACGCTCCCAGTAACAAGTGGTATTAGAGCCTGATTGGCTCAGTGGAGGGAGTGGAAGTGAATCTAGCGTGAATCAATGCTAGTGATGTGGATGACTCAAAGCAACTTTAATGCAATAAATTAAAGCTTTGATTTATTAGAGTTGACCGTATTTATAATTCACCACCGTTGGAATGCATCTATGTGATGGTAGCTATAACATGTTGTGCTCTCCATAACCAACGACAACTAACTCAATTAGAatattaaatgaaattaaaataataaattgaattgTATTGAATATGTTAACAATCATTTATATGATTTTACTATGAAGTAGCGgaatacccgtgcgttcgcacgggtatgGGTAcggtacgcgcatttgttttcaaaatgtaataaaagaaagataaatttatttaatcaataaattttattatttttaaaaaaataataaatctgtgtctttattttttgtatatatataatttttaaatgaacAATTTACTTTTTCGGatataaacataatttttgaAGATTGTTGTAGAATTTGGCCACTAACGCAACTTGGTCAAGTTTCTTCGTAATCACAAATATTAATCCTACAATATTATAAACCGTTAAACAAACCTGAGGCGTGACACTctccttaaggatttatccgcctcgTAAGCGCAAATCTCCCGGGATTCAATAGTTTCTTCCCAAATTCTCATTATGAATTCGAGGTAtcagaaaataatagaaaaaacatTTATATTGTTGATGGGTAGTTATAGTCTAATGTCAtgtctaatttattaataatattaattgtgatttataacttattatattaaatacattgaaaagatttaaataatttttttcacaaaaaaaataatGACATAACAAATGACATGTGCTAGTATGGATAACAATTGGTAGGGAATGGGTAGGGCATTATAGTACCCATTTTCATACCGCAGTTTGAAAAATCTCCGTACTCGAGCCCATATCCGCTCGGCACCAACGTTTGAGCCTGTTCTTGTGCCCTATAGGTACCTAAGTACCCAAACCCATATCTATACCCGTTTACCAGAATTTCTTATAAATATTCatgatcaattataatttatcatgtgattttaagttttttaacaacattaataaaaaattaaagatgttattgttgagttaagataTTAATCAACACTTGTATTAAGACGCGTACAAATCTAATAGTGATGTATTTAATAAAATCGATAAACAAAtatgtataatatatatatatatatatatatatatatatatatatatatatatatatatatatatatatatatatggacgtTCAAATAAGAACTTTAGTTATTATGataactgagaacttttaataataaccatatcATTTAAAATGAATGTCTCAGATTTTACTTAAATTTTAAGAGACGttaattaatagatagattctggtataaatatatataacattaaaGCAAATCTGAGCATTATTTTAAATCgtacggttattattaaaagttcttagttctcataataactaatcgtccacacacacacacacacacacacacacacacacacacacacacacacacacacacacacacacacacacacacacacacacacacacacacacacacacacacacacacacacacacacacacacacacacacacacacacacacacacacacacacacacacacacacacacacacacacacacacacacacacacacacacacacacacacacacacacacacacacacacacacacacacacacacacacacacacacacacacacacacacacacacacacacacacacacacacacacacacacacacacacacacacacacacacacacacacacacacacacacacacacacacacacacacacacacacacacacacacacacacacacacacacacacacacacacacacacacacacacacacacacacacacacacacacacacacacacacacacacacacacacacacacacacacacacacacacacacacacacacacacacacacacacacacacacacacacacacacacacacacacacacacacacacacacacacacacacacacacacacacacacacacatatatatatatatatatatacacacacacacacacattatgTGGGTATGAGACGCGGTGAGACTTAAGGTACCCGTACACGCGTCCATACTCGTTTATTTTAGTGGGTAATTATTCGTGCTCATTTTATAGGTTTTTACCATATTCGTTAATAGTCATTTTTGCGGGTGCCCATTGGGGATTGATCCAATCGTTATTCTTAGATGCTATGGTCAGATAGAAAACTTGATACTAATATTTTGAATTATACAAGTTAAAATTAGTGATAagtgacacacatttttgtatattcacgtatattaatttttaaaaaaatattgtatcttaaattaaaaatattagaaacattaataataaaaaaactacaCACTTTTTTTCCATATTTGAACTCATAGATTGTCTTAAGTATATACACAATAATACAAATATGCcttaaaaaactaaatatatttagtgcataaatataatttttccatatatacaaatatttggatcaacTATATATTTTACCGtatgtaaatattaaatttattttgacgttatttataatataaatgaaaaaaaacaaaattatttaaccaaaaaagtttgatatttttaaaattaaacatatttttatttatatttgaagtATAAATATAATTCTtccatatatacaaatatttggatcaacaACATATTTTCCCgtgtgtaaatattattatttttattttcattcacgtaatttgtttaatttataaagtatttattaataaagtattaaaataatTACATTAATACAATAATTTTGTTTTGGTGATCATAAAATAGTTATGAATTGtttatattatcatataattttaatGCCAATTAATTCATTCATTACTTTTTTTTTGTCTAGTATctttttacttaaaaatatttgCCTCAATTATTTCTTTAGTagttacataaataattaaaaaataacacatttttTCTATGTTACAATtaagtatatttatttttaaacttaaaacaTATAGAATGAACTTGACCCGTtaaagttttaaattttaatattcaacCATTTTGtgattatataaataaatgtatattgGTCAATAATGAACTTAACATATtaaaattttacttatttatttatttttatcattataaatatatttttaataaatttgaaaatatgatataaaactaatattaattgCAAACATAAAAATAGGATACTAATTGAAAACATTAAAATAAGATTATTGTGAAAATGAGTTTCTATAttgatataataaatttatttatatcaataagatatcataaatttgaaattgtaTAGttctataaattaatatatttaattgttataatataaatattaatttaatttatatatgtaatatatttttCAATGGATTATATATTTAGTGATATTTGTTAATAATTATATAGATAACATTTTaagaattaaaatttattttttataagcaattAAATTgactaattaatattttaaaaaataaagatgaatatttaatttaatttaaattataaatttattttttaatttcccgCCTATTAAAAAATGTAGCTaatttgaaatggaaaaataTTAGTTGTTCTataaagatattttttataattataaataattaaaaaataaagattttaagaattaaaatattatatattgagTGATATTTGTTAATAATTATATAGATACATTTTaagaattaaaatttattttttataagcaattAAATTGACtacttaatattttaaaaaataaagatgaatatttaatttaatttaaattataaatttattttttaatttcacacCTATTAAAAAATGTAGCTaatttgaaatggaaaaataTTAGTTGTTCTataaagatattttttataattataaataattaaaaactaaatataaaataaatgataaaataaaaaatatttatattataaatatttttttatataattaaattatacaaaaattaaaaaactttatttacaaatattttttataacgtTTGATATTCACACTATTCAATGTTTGCATTATTCGATGTTAGATGTTCACACTATTCAATGTGATATTATTCAATGTAACcaataatatcaataataattataataataataatttgtattAAATCTAAGTAATTTATAGGTTTTCCCTACATATACGGATTTTTTTATGCTTTTGATATATTAAATTGTAATCTTTCACATATTGtaaagaaaaggaaataataaATTGACTAACTCAATAATTAAAGAAGTGTAATCAAATAGATATAATagtaaaaagtattaaaaaataatgtgataaagaaatattcaatcaaattatatatttcaattagcaataattatttaatataattgataaaaaataatttagtatTAGTAATTGAGTGAATCAAGTATATTAAAAAGTattgaatataatatttattttcattgaatttaagaaaatttaaaatacatataaAGTTAAATCATGCACATAAATATTAAGATATAACATggctaaataaaatttattgaatTAATATTCATAATAAGAAATTAAAGTTGTCATAAATGAAATCACATCATAGTAATATCAAATCCCTGATTATTATACTTATATAAATATAAGTAATATATAATTGTATTGATAAACATAAATCAATATTAcatgaaaaatataattacaaaTAAATCATTATCCTTACAAACTAAAAATCACATTCCATGATACTGAGTATTTTTTCAGTGGATAATAAACTGCACTAAAAATGCCCCAAGATTTCCTACCATTTACGATTATAAGCAATATCGACCCAGGTAAATTATCAAATTATCACACAGTGCaatgaaaaatataattacaaaCAAATCATTATCCCTACAAACTAAAAATCCTATTCCATACTAAATATTTTTCCATTATCATTGCCATTCACGTTTAGAAGCAATATCGACCCAAGTAAATTATCTCACAGTCCAATGTCATTGTAAATCAAGGAATAACAATATCGTTGATTACAGTCGAGACTAAACTCTGCTAATATTTACTTCATAACAGTAACCAAGAGCTATAGATTCAACGAGAGAATGGAGAGATCGATGGAGATCTATGATGCACAGACAAATAATTCATCATAATATTAACCAAGAGCTATATATTCATCTATGATGCACATATTTACAGACTATTGAAAAGTATGATTTGAATTAGATgagaaaaaaacatgaaaaaaatcCAAGGATTGAAAATCAAGCCTTTTGGCAACCAAGACATCGTTATTATACATGCTTTTATTCTACCTACTCCAAACATGAAACCAATTGATATTTATTCAGTCTACTCTAAACATGAAACCAATTGTTGATATTTATTCTGCCTGCTCCAAACATGAAACCAAAGATACACTTAAGCTAATTAATAGTGTTTGATTTCATCATCACACAAAATGGTAACAACCCCGTAAGCATCACATTAATAAAAATTGTTACAAAACCAAAAAGGAGAAAACTTTACAAAACCTCAAATGTAGAAAAGCAAAATAACACAAAACTCATATGATAGAATTCGGAAGAAAAAAACAAATTCCTTAGGATGGGACAAAAGGTAACACCAAATCGATTAAGTGCTCGATTGAACAATGACTGAGGTCTAGCATCTTGCACCATAGAATAGCCCATTGATTTTGTAACCGTCGTAGAATTGGAAACAATTGAAATAAGAATATGCTAATAGATGGAAGAGGGAGAAAGAGAGgaggaataaaaaataaaaaaaattaggacGATGTTAAAATTTTGGCTTTCGTTGTACGTGTACGATTTTGTTTCTTTTGAGTATATGCAATACTTCTCACACTTGATATATATGGACATTTTTAATTATAGTAAGATTTAAATCCACCCATAAAAACTATTAAAATTGAATAATTATTTGCAACGTAACTATTCACAAAAAGTAACAGTAGGTACGTTGATAACAAATAATGAAATTGATTATTCCAATTAAACCGTTTGATTTGATTGAAacataattcaaattaaattcatttaatttgattgaaaatattaaaGAGTATAACAGACAATATTTGGAACAACCAACGTTACAAAATTGATTGGGGAGGAAAAGAAATGAAGGTTAAGAGAGCCAACGTTACAAAATTGATAGGGGAGGAAAacaaatgaatgaatggaaagagGAAGAAATGAAGTGAAAGGGAAAGAGAAAGGGAACGTTACAAAATTGATTGGAGAGGAAAACAAATGAAAGGGAAAGAGGAAGGGAATGAAGTGAAAGGGAAAGAGAGACACATGTCATTTTCAGGAGAAGCCACGTGGGTTGCTGTGcaaaaagtagaattgattttctTATAGGGTAGATATGTTGAAATTAATACTAATTTTGTTTTACATAAATATGTTGAACAAGTATTTTGAGTGTTCTAAGTCCGATTCGCAATTGTACATGGTCCAGCTCGTGCATGCACGCGAATATAATGAAGCACATAATATTAACATGCATCATATTGCATAACATGATTGTCGAAGATCTACGAGACACATGTGGTGATAATTTTGAATACGACCGTATTGTCAACAATTTTTCCACAACTGAAGTATTTGTCAGTCCCGATCCTAGTTTGCAGGGGTGGATCCACTCATGCATCATTGGGGGCTTAAGCCCCCacaaaaagttaaaaatttattttaatataattcaaTATTTTTCTCAACCACATTAAATTAACTAAATTTATAACTTACACATATTCACTGACAATACCTTTTTAGATTATTTTAGTAACCTATTATCCAATTAAATTGTTATAAACTCTAGCTTATCTCCTTTTCATTCTCTCTTTAATTCTTCTACATTCTCTAATTCTATTGtaataacataaattatttttatctgttTCTTTTGCAACTATTCATGTTTAtgtgtttaaaatttaaattttgtattttaagTATCACCTCACTTTGTTATAGATCCATCAACTCAGCtgatatataaaattatatctttttaaataaatttttttttttatttctcttcaaCAAGTGCAAGTTCATgaaatgattttatttatttattt from Vicia villosa cultivar HV-30 ecotype Madison, WI linkage group LG4, Vvil1.0, whole genome shotgun sequence encodes the following:
- the LOC131595362 gene encoding ras-related protein RABB1c, with protein sequence MSYAYLFKYIIIGDTGVGKSCLLLQFTDKRFQPVHDLTIGVEFGARMITIDNKPIKLQIWDTAGQESFRSITRSYYRGAAGALLVYDITRRETFNHLASWLEDARQHANANMTIMLIGNKCDLAHRRAVSTEEGEQFAKEHGLIFMEASAKTAQNVEEAFIKTAGTIYKKIQDGVFDVSNESYGIKVGYGGIPGPSGGRDGPSAAGGSCCS